The following proteins come from a genomic window of Rhodoligotrophos sp. CJ14:
- a CDS encoding ImuA family protein: MSTPAGRFTVSELRERIARFEDGSAHARTVLPFGIPDLDARLPSGGLALGAFHEVAGGGNGAIDGAAAALFAAGVAARTKGKVLWCITRPDLFAPALAQAGLAPDRVIYVEAGDDKTVLACMEEGLRHGGLGAAVGEVARLSMTASRRLQLAAEGKSTIGIALRRWRRQTEAADFGQPTAAMTRWRVSVLPSTPLPVPGVGRHRWLVELIRARAGESADFELEACDDTGRLALPADLVHRPAAAEGWRRGASG; this comes from the coding sequence ATGAGCACGCCCGCCGGCCGTTTCACTGTGTCCGAACTTCGAGAGCGAATCGCCCGCTTCGAGGACGGCAGCGCGCATGCTCGAACGGTGCTCCCCTTTGGAATTCCCGATCTCGACGCCCGCCTTCCGTCGGGAGGACTGGCCCTCGGCGCCTTCCATGAGGTGGCGGGAGGCGGCAACGGCGCGATCGACGGCGCGGCTGCTGCGCTCTTTGCTGCCGGCGTTGCGGCGCGGACCAAGGGCAAGGTGCTGTGGTGCATCACGCGGCCGGACTTATTCGCCCCGGCGCTGGCGCAAGCCGGACTGGCGCCGGACCGTGTGATCTATGTCGAGGCGGGCGACGACAAGACGGTGCTCGCCTGCATGGAAGAGGGTCTCCGGCACGGCGGCCTCGGCGCCGCGGTCGGCGAGGTTGCGCGATTGTCAATGACCGCCTCGCGTCGGCTTCAGCTCGCCGCCGAGGGAAAGAGCACCATCGGCATCGCGCTGCGGCGCTGGCGGCGACAGACCGAGGCGGCGGATTTTGGACAACCGACAGCGGCGATGACGCGCTGGCGCGTCTCAGTGCTGCCATCGACGCCGCTACCTGTTCCCGGCGTCGGGCGGCATCGCTGGCTTGTCGAACTCATCCGCGCTCGCGCGGGTGAAAGCGCAGATTTCGAGTTGGAGGCGTGCGATGACACGGGTCGTCTCGCTCTTCCTGCCGACCTGGTCCACCGACCGGCTGCGGCGGAAGGCTGGCGACGCGGCGCCTCCGGCTGA
- the drmD gene encoding DISARM system SNF2-like helicase DrmD yields the protein MVRVLEGAKISYEGTVGDRGSVPAPGDFVEVRTRLWLVESVTGGDALVRARLACIDDDAQGETLEVLWRDEVDASVVADSHLSVFENPGTDDPEVFSAYLRSIRWNTATAADRQLLQAPFRAGIHLDAYQLVPLAKALALPRVNLLIADDVGAGKTIEAGLILRELILRRRVDFVVVCAPPSMTRQWQDELQARFGLAFTIIDREYLAAVRRERGFAVNPWASGSLFLLSHSLVTDEVYTAGLRDLLSEFRARSLLILDEAHHAAPASGSRYAVDSQFTRAIRALAERFEHRLFLTATPHNGHSNSFASLLEILDPQRFTAGVDVRPDDLAPIMVRRLKSDLKRFGENFPTRRVEAIVIDGLPPDAPELVLANKLAAYDALVAEQTRNLPPAAVARSRLVMVGLQQRLLSSIAAFTCTLEKHRGRLEQRLSDGPTIEPVASLLEPVELEDEPEDEAEAEAKITKEEDEVVAAIDTGIGDKALVDEMLDVARRYANRPDARIVKLAAWIRENMTAAGHWTNRRLLLFTEYEDTRRWLERRLLEALHDLDPEDRIACFTGATSTDRREELKRRFNADPATDPLRILICTDAAREGINLQARCHDLIHIDLPWNPARLEQRNGRIDRKLQPSPEVWCRYFVYRQRPEDRVLEVLVEKTERIHRQLGSAGQVLSDRIADLLARKGLRDARVTGEIDALEKDPRVAKAREEMDDREERRIQREARELDRMRKLLEDSRKRVGVESADLKAVVAAALGRAGASLDATRAGKIGGTELFRLDPAASVFGHGGWQEALDDLRVRRRGRREKLKVWRAETPLRAIAFEPARDPATGVDAPDVLQVHLEHRLVRRLLSRFLSQGFTSGLSRVCSIIGPGAQPRVVLIGRLALYGPGAARLHEELLMVTAAWTEPDRRTSPLRPFGERGEEATLDQLEQALRENRTPSSTIIERLRASAIRDAGDLEPELQRRAEARRAEVARELVAVGEQEAEALRKLLVEQRERIAKREAAFDDRQLSLEFDQGEAEQARRDRRRWQAKYERLARETATEPERVRRSYDVVADRLEIIGLVHLWPKSN from the coding sequence ATGGTTCGAGTGCTCGAGGGGGCTAAGATTAGTTACGAAGGTACGGTGGGGGATCGCGGTTCTGTTCCGGCGCCCGGTGATTTCGTCGAGGTGCGCACCCGCCTTTGGCTCGTGGAGAGCGTGACGGGCGGAGATGCGCTCGTTCGCGCGCGGCTCGCCTGCATCGATGACGACGCTCAGGGCGAGACACTCGAAGTGCTGTGGCGCGACGAGGTCGACGCCTCCGTTGTCGCGGACAGCCACTTGTCCGTGTTCGAAAACCCCGGGACCGACGACCCGGAGGTGTTCTCGGCCTACCTGCGCTCAATCCGCTGGAACACGGCGACCGCGGCCGACAGGCAGCTCCTCCAGGCGCCATTCAGGGCCGGCATTCACCTCGACGCGTACCAGCTGGTCCCGCTTGCCAAGGCGCTGGCCCTGCCTCGCGTCAATCTGCTGATCGCGGATGATGTCGGCGCCGGCAAGACCATCGAAGCCGGTCTGATCCTGCGTGAGCTTATTCTTCGACGGCGCGTCGATTTCGTCGTGGTATGCGCGCCTCCGTCGATGACCCGTCAATGGCAGGACGAGCTCCAGGCCAGGTTCGGGCTCGCATTCACGATCATCGATCGCGAGTATCTCGCAGCCGTTCGGCGCGAACGCGGCTTCGCCGTAAACCCGTGGGCCTCGGGCTCGCTATTCCTACTGTCTCATTCTTTGGTGACCGACGAAGTATACACCGCCGGGCTCCGCGATCTGTTGAGTGAGTTTCGCGCGCGCTCGTTGCTGATCCTCGACGAGGCGCATCACGCCGCGCCCGCCTCCGGATCGCGCTATGCCGTCGATAGCCAGTTCACGCGCGCGATCCGCGCGCTTGCGGAGCGCTTCGAGCATCGCCTGTTCCTTACGGCGACACCCCACAACGGGCATTCGAACTCCTTCGCGAGTCTTCTCGAAATCCTCGATCCCCAGCGGTTCACGGCCGGCGTTGACGTGCGGCCGGACGATCTGGCGCCGATCATGGTGCGGCGATTGAAATCAGACCTGAAGCGCTTCGGTGAAAATTTCCCGACCCGGCGTGTCGAAGCCATCGTGATCGACGGTCTGCCGCCCGATGCGCCGGAACTCGTCCTCGCCAACAAGCTTGCCGCTTACGACGCGCTCGTCGCCGAGCAGACGCGCAATCTGCCGCCTGCCGCAGTCGCGCGCTCGCGGCTGGTCATGGTCGGCTTGCAGCAGCGGTTGCTATCGTCGATCGCGGCATTCACGTGCACACTCGAAAAACATCGCGGCAGGCTCGAACAGCGACTCTCGGATGGGCCGACCATCGAACCCGTCGCCTCGCTGCTTGAGCCGGTGGAGCTGGAAGACGAGCCCGAAGACGAGGCGGAGGCCGAGGCGAAGATCACCAAAGAGGAGGACGAGGTGGTCGCGGCGATCGACACAGGCATCGGCGACAAGGCGCTCGTTGACGAGATGCTCGACGTTGCCCGCCGCTATGCCAACCGGCCTGATGCCCGCATCGTGAAGCTCGCCGCCTGGATTCGAGAAAATATGACTGCCGCTGGCCATTGGACCAATCGGCGCTTGCTCCTCTTCACGGAATACGAGGACACCCGTCGCTGGCTTGAACGACGGCTGCTAGAGGCGCTGCACGACCTCGATCCGGAGGACCGCATTGCCTGCTTCACGGGCGCGACCTCGACCGATCGGCGCGAAGAGCTGAAACGGCGCTTCAATGCCGATCCTGCCACCGATCCGCTTCGCATCCTGATCTGCACCGATGCGGCGCGCGAGGGCATCAATCTGCAAGCGCGCTGCCACGACCTGATCCACATCGATCTGCCTTGGAATCCCGCGCGACTGGAGCAGCGCAATGGCCGGATCGATCGCAAGCTCCAGCCGTCGCCCGAGGTGTGGTGCCGTTATTTTGTCTATCGGCAGCGCCCCGAGGATCGGGTGCTCGAAGTCCTTGTCGAGAAGACTGAACGGATTCACCGGCAGCTCGGCTCGGCCGGACAAGTGCTATCGGACCGCATCGCAGATCTGCTTGCCCGCAAGGGCTTGCGCGATGCGCGTGTGACGGGGGAGATCGATGCATTGGAGAAGGACCCGCGCGTCGCCAAAGCCCGAGAGGAGATGGACGACCGCGAGGAGCGGCGCATCCAGCGTGAGGCGCGCGAGCTCGATCGAATGCGCAAGCTGCTCGAAGATTCCCGGAAGCGTGTGGGCGTGGAATCGGCGGACCTGAAAGCGGTTGTGGCTGCGGCGCTCGGCCGAGCCGGAGCCTCGCTCGATGCAACGCGCGCTGGCAAGATCGGCGGCACCGAACTGTTTCGGCTCGATCCCGCCGCATCGGTTTTTGGGCACGGCGGGTGGCAGGAGGCGCTCGACGATCTTCGTGTCCGCCGCCGCGGCCGGAGGGAAAAGCTGAAGGTCTGGCGCGCAGAGACACCGTTGAGGGCGATCGCGTTCGAACCGGCGCGCGATCCGGCGACCGGTGTTGATGCTCCCGACGTTCTGCAAGTCCATCTCGAACATCGCCTGGTGCGCCGTCTGTTGTCGCGGTTTCTGAGTCAGGGCTTTACGAGCGGTCTGAGCCGCGTGTGCTCGATCATCGGACCGGGCGCCCAGCCGCGCGTCGTGCTGATCGGCCGGCTTGCGCTCTATGGACCGGGCGCCGCACGCCTGCATGAGGAATTGCTGATGGTGACGGCGGCCTGGACCGAGCCGGATCGGCGCACCAGCCCGCTACGTCCCTTCGGCGAGCGCGGCGAGGAGGCAACGCTCGATCAGCTCGAACAGGCGCTGCGCGAGAACAGAACACCGTCATCGACAATCATCGAGAGGTTGCGTGCCTCCGCGATTCGTGACGCCGGCGATCTGGAGCCGGAGTTGCAACGACGCGCAGAAGCCCGGCGCGCGGAGGTTGCGCGCGAGCTCGTTGCCGTCGGCGAGCAGGAGGCGGAAGCCCTGCGCAAGCTTCTCGTCGAGCAGCGCGAACGCATCGCCAAACGCGAGGCGGCCTTCGATGACCGGCAGCTCAGCCTGGAGTTCGACCAGGGCGAGGCCGAGCAGGCGCGCCGCGACCGCCGCCGCTGGCAGGCGAAGTATGAGCGCCTTGCGCGCGAGACCGCGACGGAGCCGGAGCGGGTGCGGCGCAGCTACGATGTGGTTGCCGACCGGCTGGAGATCATCGGCCTCGTGCACCTCTGGCCGAAGAGTAACTGA
- a CDS encoding Eco57I restriction-modification methylase domain-containing protein — protein sequence MPVVDPNLEWLGYVQPVGLVLSPAILDRYGLVPEEQTRADGEAVATCLAPEGEARALVDPWSFFSRILGWREHQVAGLPGGRPLPDELSVAIDEADTVLEPHWAIIDPEGRPTLLVRIEEPGVAPDQRGALSGWQATPHQRFERLLRENEASVRAGILLTDDQLRLVHAPKGETSGWLSFPLRALATVAGRPMLGGLKRALNADILHNRPEHQRLPALLKQSRDAQAEVSAKLAEQVLGSLHQLLRGLYAADEARIARLAKEQPDRLYGGLLTVLLRLVFLLYAEDRGLIPSATEEEARRLYDQGYGVRALHAKLTTDAARYPDTMDERRGAWARLLVLFRLVHKGGGGSFIMGRGGDLFDPAIYPFLLGRDLATDRIAPAPVSDGCILGVLDKLLVLDGERLSYRTLDVEQIGSVYETVMGFTVETMSGPALALRGGKNDKVPVFVNLAELAALKGSERQKRMKDAYDVKLPDKVAKTVAAAKTQDELEAALKPRVDERASPGAMLSAPGAPLLQPTDERRRTGSHYTPRTLTEPIVRHALEPAFERLGPDSKPEEVLSLKVCDPAMGSGAFLVEACRQLAARLVKAWTRWPETRPRIPDDEDEELHAKRLVAQRCLYGVDKNPRAVELAKLSLWLATLAREHEFTFLDHALKSGDSLVGLDAKQIAAMHWDTSKPGLPLFRKFVSDRVTEATKARSEIQSAPDDTRRFILEQKHRALEKEVDLVRIPGDAVLSAFFAEAKAKAREKHRATVESWMSGIGSAKWDELRAAAASLRTGEHPVRPFHWAIEFPEVFARVNAGFDAIVGNPPFLGGTNISGSLGDRYLSYLKESAEGAGNRSDLVSYFFQRTFALLSSRGAAGLVATNTIRQGDTREAAPMYVLRHGGSIYRVIKRFTWPGDAAVIVSIVHFSKTTIAMQKFIDGRAVDCINSFLLNSIHDGSPRRLARNLEKTYKGLDIYGSGFLFDDTDKSGASNGLALMGQIQTVRPESKARIFPYIGGQEINSDPRHAPHRYVFDINDLDEQSARQQFPELMEIAEQKIKPERLKLRDNVDGRRLKANWWRFNRTRDELFSKTALMRRVIVTCRVSPQFSVAVMPAHLKFADSVIVFTFPTFGAFAAIQSRAHEFWARFFASSLKDDLRYTPSDCFETFPFPAGFETSPALEAAGQAYHDHRAALMVARNEGMTKTYNRFHNPDERGEDIVRLRRLHAEMDRAVLSAYGWDDLAERAEPIFLDETNEDDHTYQGRLFWPSAFRDEILSRLLALNAERHAEEVHLGLAPGATRNDDGSDDRGDEEDG from the coding sequence ATGCCCGTCGTCGATCCGAACCTCGAATGGCTCGGCTATGTCCAGCCTGTCGGCCTCGTCCTCAGCCCGGCCATTCTTGACCGCTACGGCCTCGTCCCCGAGGAGCAGACGCGCGCGGACGGCGAGGCGGTTGCCACCTGTCTCGCCCCAGAGGGCGAGGCGCGAGCCCTCGTCGATCCGTGGTCTTTCTTCTCGCGAATCCTGGGGTGGCGCGAGCATCAGGTGGCCGGCCTGCCAGGCGGTCGGCCGCTTCCGGATGAATTGTCGGTGGCGATCGACGAGGCGGACACGGTCCTCGAGCCGCATTGGGCCATTATCGATCCGGAAGGCCGGCCGACGCTACTCGTCCGCATCGAAGAGCCCGGCGTCGCGCCGGATCAGCGCGGTGCGCTTAGCGGCTGGCAGGCGACGCCGCACCAGAGATTCGAGCGGCTCCTGCGCGAGAACGAAGCCAGCGTGCGCGCCGGCATTCTACTGACGGACGATCAGCTTCGGCTCGTCCACGCGCCCAAGGGCGAGACGAGCGGTTGGCTGTCGTTTCCACTACGCGCGCTGGCGACGGTCGCCGGCCGGCCAATGCTCGGCGGCCTCAAACGCGCGCTCAATGCGGACATACTCCACAATCGGCCCGAACATCAGCGATTGCCGGCGCTCCTGAAGCAGAGCCGCGACGCGCAGGCGGAGGTATCAGCAAAGCTCGCCGAGCAGGTGCTAGGCAGCTTGCACCAGCTGCTGCGCGGATTGTATGCAGCCGATGAAGCGCGGATCGCGCGCCTCGCCAAGGAGCAACCGGATCGACTTTACGGCGGGCTGCTCACGGTTCTGCTGAGGCTTGTCTTCCTGCTATACGCCGAGGACCGCGGCCTCATCCCGTCGGCGACCGAGGAGGAAGCACGCCGTCTGTACGATCAGGGCTACGGCGTGCGCGCGCTGCACGCCAAGCTCACAACCGATGCCGCGCGGTATCCCGACACGATGGACGAGCGCCGCGGCGCCTGGGCGAGGCTCCTCGTCCTCTTCCGCCTCGTCCACAAGGGCGGTGGTGGCAGCTTCATCATGGGCCGTGGCGGCGATCTGTTCGATCCGGCGATCTATCCGTTCCTCCTCGGCCGAGACTTAGCCACCGACCGGATCGCGCCCGCGCCGGTGTCGGACGGCTGCATCCTCGGCGTGCTCGACAAGCTCTTGGTGCTCGACGGTGAGCGGCTCTCCTACCGCACGCTCGATGTCGAGCAGATCGGCAGCGTCTACGAGACGGTGATGGGCTTCACCGTCGAGACGATGAGCGGCCCGGCACTCGCCCTGCGCGGCGGCAAGAATGACAAGGTTCCGGTCTTCGTGAATCTCGCGGAGCTTGCCGCGCTGAAAGGCTCGGAGCGGCAGAAGCGGATGAAGGATGCTTACGACGTCAAGCTACCCGACAAGGTGGCAAAGACGGTCGCGGCGGCGAAGACGCAAGACGAGCTGGAAGCGGCGCTGAAGCCGCGCGTGGACGAGCGCGCGTCGCCAGGCGCAATGCTCAGCGCGCCTGGCGCGCCACTCTTGCAGCCGACCGATGAGCGTCGCCGCACCGGCAGCCATTACACGCCGCGCACGCTTACCGAGCCGATCGTGCGCCATGCGCTGGAGCCAGCCTTCGAGCGGCTCGGGCCCGATTCCAAGCCGGAAGAGGTGCTGTCGCTAAAAGTGTGCGACCCGGCGATGGGCTCGGGTGCGTTCCTGGTCGAGGCCTGCCGGCAACTGGCGGCGCGGCTGGTGAAGGCCTGGACGCGCTGGCCCGAGACGCGGCCGCGCATCCCCGATGATGAGGACGAGGAGTTGCACGCCAAGCGCCTCGTGGCACAGCGCTGTCTCTACGGCGTGGACAAGAACCCGCGCGCGGTGGAGCTGGCAAAGCTTTCGCTCTGGCTCGCGACGCTCGCGCGCGAGCACGAGTTCACTTTCCTCGACCATGCGCTGAAATCCGGCGACAGCCTCGTCGGGCTGGACGCCAAGCAGATCGCGGCAATGCATTGGGATACATCGAAGCCCGGCCTTCCGCTGTTCCGCAAATTCGTGTCGGACCGCGTGACGGAAGCGACGAAGGCGCGCAGCGAGATCCAGTCTGCCCCCGATGACACGCGGCGTTTCATCCTCGAACAGAAGCATCGGGCGCTCGAAAAGGAAGTCGATCTCGTGCGCATTCCCGGCGACGCTGTGCTGTCGGCCTTCTTCGCCGAGGCAAAAGCGAAAGCACGGGAAAAGCACCGCGCCACGGTCGAGAGCTGGATGTCCGGCATCGGCTCGGCGAAATGGGATGAGCTCCGTGCCGCCGCAGCGAGCCTGAGGACCGGCGAGCATCCGGTGCGACCGTTTCACTGGGCGATCGAATTCCCAGAGGTGTTCGCGCGCGTGAATGCGGGTTTTGACGCCATCGTCGGCAATCCGCCTTTCTTAGGCGGAACGAATATTTCAGGCTCGTTGGGCGATCGATATTTGTCTTACCTGAAGGAAAGTGCGGAGGGTGCCGGGAATCGGTCTGACCTTGTCTCCTATTTCTTCCAAAGGACATTTGCGCTCTTGTCCTCGCGTGGAGCCGCCGGTCTCGTCGCGACAAATACGATTAGGCAAGGAGATACGAGAGAAGCTGCGCCTATGTACGTGTTAAGGCACGGAGGCTCCATTTATAGGGTGATCAAGCGCTTCACTTGGCCTGGAGACGCCGCGGTGATCGTTTCAATTGTTCACTTCAGCAAAACCACGATCGCTATGCAGAAGTTCATTGATGGCAGGGCAGTCGATTGTATAAACAGCTTTCTTCTCAATTCGATTCACGACGGCTCTCCTCGTCGTCTCGCGCGAAATCTGGAGAAGACCTACAAGGGGTTGGACATATACGGCTCCGGTTTCCTCTTTGATGATACGGACAAGTCCGGTGCTTCGAATGGGCTGGCTCTCATGGGCCAAATCCAAACGGTGCGGCCGGAATCCAAGGCTCGCATCTTTCCGTACATCGGCGGTCAAGAAATCAATTCGGACCCCAGACACGCTCCTCATCGGTATGTTTTCGATATCAACGATCTCGACGAGCAGAGCGCGCGCCAGCAGTTTCCAGAGTTGATGGAAATCGCCGAACAAAAGATCAAACCAGAGCGCCTGAAGCTCAGGGACAACGTCGACGGGCGACGGCTGAAAGCAAACTGGTGGCGTTTCAACCGAACGCGAGACGAGCTGTTTTCAAAGACCGCGCTGATGCGGCGCGTGATCGTAACATGTCGTGTGTCGCCTCAATTTAGCGTCGCCGTTATGCCAGCGCACTTAAAGTTCGCAGACAGCGTGATTGTGTTCACATTCCCGACGTTTGGGGCTTTCGCTGCGATACAATCGCGCGCTCATGAATTCTGGGCTCGTTTCTTTGCTTCTTCGCTGAAGGATGATCTTCGTTACACCCCGTCTGACTGCTTCGAGACCTTCCCCTTTCCGGCAGGCTTCGAGACTTCCCCGGCACTCGAAGCAGCCGGCCAGGCCTATCACGACCACCGCGCCGCTCTGATGGTCGCTCGCAACGAGGGGATGACGAAGACCTACAATCGCTTCCACAATCCCGACGAGCGCGGCGAGGACATCGTGCGCCTGCGCCGACTTCACGCTGAGATGGATCGTGCCGTGCTCAGCGCCTACGGCTGGGACGATCTCGCCGAACGCGCCGAGCCGATCTTCCTCGACGAGACCAACGAGGACGACCACACCTACCAGGGCCGCCTGTTCTGGCCCTCCGCCTTCCGCGACGAAATCCTCTCCCGCCTCCTCGCCCTCAACGCCGAACGCCACGCCGAAGAAGTCCACCTCGGCCTCGCACCCGGCGCGACGAGGAACGACGACGGATCAGACGATCGGGGGGACGAGGAAGATGGCTGA
- a CDS encoding DUF6504 family protein, producing the protein MTRVVSLFLPTWSTDRLRRKAGDAAPPAEAPLVLIGREESRRVVLAADAAAHAAGLHVGMPVTKAQVLVPGLIIQDADPAADTEALERLAAWVLQRFAPIVAADPPDGIVIDSTGADHLHGGEPAMLDALIGRLLMSGVAARAAVADSWGAAHALARYVARPTFVAPLGHGASAIAHLPLEAIRLPASMSADLRVLGFERVDDILAQPRAPMILRFGPELGRRLGQALGQSAEPIEPIRPPDLIEVRRAFAEPIGAVETIARYIGKLAIDLCTALKDKGLGARRLDLLCHRVDNRVQAVRVGTAQPVRDSKRLTRLLCDRIETIDPGFGIEVMTLAATIAEPLACRQLISSLVEETAPDISDLVDTLANRVGERAIYRIAPVSSDVPERSVRRIPAMAPDNAATWPNHWPRPARLLARPEPIEIVALLPDHPPVSFTWRGIRRRVKRADGPERVFGEWWRRDAELAAVRDYFRIEDDAGERYWVYRSGDGEDASTGSHRWYLHGVFG; encoded by the coding sequence ATGACACGGGTCGTCTCGCTCTTCCTGCCGACCTGGTCCACCGACCGGCTGCGGCGGAAGGCTGGCGACGCGGCGCCTCCGGCTGAGGCGCCGCTCGTTCTGATTGGCCGCGAAGAAAGCAGGCGGGTGGTGCTGGCGGCGGACGCCGCGGCCCACGCCGCCGGCCTTCATGTCGGCATGCCGGTCACGAAGGCGCAGGTTCTCGTGCCGGGTCTCATCATTCAGGACGCCGATCCGGCTGCGGACACCGAAGCATTGGAGCGTCTCGCAGCCTGGGTTCTGCAGCGCTTCGCGCCAATCGTCGCGGCCGACCCGCCGGACGGCATCGTCATCGACTCGACCGGCGCCGATCATCTTCATGGTGGCGAGCCGGCAATGCTCGACGCGCTCATCGGCCGGCTGTTGATGTCGGGCGTCGCTGCGCGTGCGGCCGTCGCCGATAGCTGGGGTGCGGCCCATGCGCTGGCGCGCTATGTCGCGCGACCGACCTTCGTCGCCCCGCTCGGACACGGCGCATCCGCCATCGCCCATTTGCCGCTCGAAGCAATACGTCTTCCAGCCTCAATGTCGGCGGACCTGCGCGTTCTCGGTTTCGAGCGCGTCGACGACATTCTGGCGCAGCCACGCGCCCCAATGATCTTGCGGTTCGGGCCGGAGCTCGGACGTCGCCTCGGCCAAGCTCTCGGCCAGAGCGCCGAACCGATCGAGCCCATCCGACCGCCAGATCTCATCGAGGTGAGACGCGCCTTCGCTGAGCCAATCGGTGCGGTCGAGACGATTGCTCGCTACATAGGCAAGCTCGCTATCGACCTCTGCACCGCGCTCAAGGATAAAGGCCTTGGCGCGCGACGACTGGACCTCTTGTGCCACCGCGTCGACAACCGCGTTCAGGCCGTGCGGGTCGGCACCGCGCAGCCGGTGCGGGACAGCAAACGCCTGACCCGGCTGCTCTGCGATCGGATCGAGACGATCGATCCGGGCTTCGGCATCGAAGTGATGACGCTGGCGGCGACCATCGCCGAGCCGCTCGCGTGCCGGCAGCTCATCAGCTCACTGGTCGAGGAAACGGCGCCTGATATCTCGGACCTCGTGGACACGCTTGCCAATCGCGTCGGCGAGCGTGCGATCTACCGAATCGCGCCGGTGTCGAGCGATGTGCCCGAGCGTTCGGTACGTCGCATACCTGCGATGGCGCCCGACAACGCCGCGACATGGCCGAACCACTGGCCGAGGCCTGCACGCCTGCTCGCTCGCCCGGAGCCGATCGAGATCGTCGCGCTCCTGCCGGATCATCCGCCGGTCTCCTTCACCTGGCGCGGCATTCGTCGCCGAGTGAAGCGCGCGGACGGTCCCGAGCGTGTGTTCGGTGAGTGGTGGCGGCGAGACGCCGAGCTCGCAGCCGTCCGTGACTATTTCCGGATCGAGGACGACGCCGGCGAGCGCTACTGGGTTTATCGTTCCGGCGACGGCGAGGATGCATCGACCGGCTCGCATCGCTGGTATCTCCACGGGGTGTTCGGATGA